A single genomic interval of Plantibacter sp. Leaf314 harbors:
- a CDS encoding MFS transporter produces the protein MSEPTTPQTAPVAVRPRRELLAWRNAIFVIFALSGLSIATWVARLPAIRDNLDLTTGTVGLLILGMSIGSILGLVASQHLLARLGPRNGMRLTLGLVAAGLLLIGVGASLVPLEGIVLVGLIIFGFGNGALDVMMNVEGAAAEQELGKTVMPLMHACFSFGTVAGAGLGALASAAGVEVFWHALILAVVIAVAAVIAVRFVPAEQAVVDLDDAPKTPWRERLRESLSVWADGRLILIGVIMLGMAFAEGSANDWLALAVVDGHEQSNTTGALVYGVFVTAMTVGRIVGGPLIDRFGRVPVLQVSAGAAIAGLVLFILTPVTGLMVLGTVLWGLGASLGFPVGMSAAADDSKRAAARVSAVAMIGYCAFLVGPPLIGILGDSIGLLNALFVVLVLIVLAGLASPAARESSRRKR, from the coding sequence GTGTCAGAGCCGACCACCCCGCAGACCGCACCCGTCGCCGTGCGTCCCCGCCGCGAACTCCTCGCCTGGCGCAACGCGATCTTCGTGATCTTCGCCCTCAGCGGGCTCAGCATCGCCACCTGGGTCGCACGGTTGCCGGCGATCCGCGACAACCTCGACCTCACCACCGGGACGGTCGGCCTCCTCATCCTCGGCATGTCGATCGGGTCGATCCTCGGCCTCGTCGCCTCGCAGCACCTGCTCGCCCGGCTCGGCCCGCGGAACGGGATGCGATTGACGCTCGGCCTCGTCGCCGCCGGCCTGCTGCTCATCGGCGTCGGTGCGAGCCTCGTGCCGCTCGAAGGGATCGTCCTCGTCGGGCTCATCATCTTCGGCTTCGGCAACGGCGCCCTGGACGTCATGATGAACGTCGAGGGAGCCGCGGCGGAGCAGGAACTCGGCAAGACGGTCATGCCGCTCATGCACGCGTGCTTCAGCTTCGGGACCGTGGCGGGCGCCGGGCTCGGCGCCCTCGCGTCGGCCGCCGGTGTCGAGGTCTTCTGGCACGCACTGATCCTGGCGGTCGTCATCGCCGTCGCCGCCGTCATCGCCGTCCGCTTCGTCCCGGCCGAGCAGGCGGTCGTCGACCTCGACGACGCCCCGAAGACGCCCTGGCGCGAACGACTGCGCGAGAGCCTGTCCGTCTGGGCGGACGGCCGACTCATCCTCATCGGCGTCATCATGCTCGGCATGGCGTTCGCCGAGGGCAGCGCCAACGACTGGCTCGCCCTCGCCGTGGTCGACGGCCACGAGCAGAGCAACACGACGGGCGCGCTCGTCTACGGCGTGTTCGTCACCGCGATGACCGTCGGTCGGATCGTCGGCGGGCCGCTCATCGACCGCTTCGGCCGTGTGCCCGTGCTGCAGGTGTCGGCGGGAGCCGCGATCGCCGGGCTCGTGCTGTTCATCCTGACGCCGGTGACGGGCCTCATGGTCCTCGGCACCGTGCTGTGGGGGCTCGGCGCCTCGCTCGGCTTCCCGGTCGGGATGTCCGCAGCGGCCGACGACTCCAAGCGGGCCGCGGCACGGGTGAGCGCCGTCGCGATGATCGGATACTGCGCGTTCCTCGTCGGGCCGCCGCTCATCGGCATCCTCGGCGACAGCATCGGACTCCTCAACGCCCTGTTCGTCGTCCTCGTCCTCATCGTGCTCGCCGGCCTGGCATCACCTGCGGCTCGCGAGAGCAGCCGCCGGAAGCGCTGA
- the nucS gene encoding endonuclease NucS, with translation MRLVIARCSVDYAGRLSAHLPLATRLLMVKNDGSLLVHSDGGSYKPLNWMSPPCTLTTVEPDETQAAAGITELWKVTHKKTGDALIVSIHEVQHDSAHELGVDPGLQKDGVEAHLQKLLAEQIELLGDGYRLIRREYMTAIGPVDILATDASGASVAVELKRRGDIDGVEQLTRYLELMNRDPLLAPVQGVFAAQEIKPQARTLAQDRGIRCVVLDYDAMRGLDDSDSRLF, from the coding sequence GTGCGTCTCGTCATAGCCCGCTGTTCCGTCGATTACGCCGGACGCCTCAGTGCCCATCTGCCCCTCGCCACCCGGCTCCTCATGGTGAAGAACGACGGCAGCCTCCTCGTCCACTCCGACGGCGGTTCCTACAAGCCGCTCAACTGGATGAGCCCGCCCTGCACGCTCACGACCGTCGAACCCGACGAGACGCAGGCAGCCGCCGGCATCACCGAACTGTGGAAGGTCACCCACAAGAAGACGGGTGACGCGCTCATCGTCTCGATCCACGAGGTCCAGCACGACAGCGCTCACGAGCTGGGCGTCGACCCCGGCCTCCAGAAGGACGGCGTCGAGGCGCACCTGCAGAAGCTCCTCGCCGAACAGATCGAGCTCCTCGGCGACGGCTACCGGCTCATCCGTCGCGAGTACATGACCGCCATCGGCCCGGTCGACATCCTCGCCACCGACGCGAGTGGCGCCTCCGTCGCGGTCGAGCTGAAGCGGCGCGGCGACATCGACGGTGTCGAGCAACTCACGCGGTACCTCGAACTCATGAACCGCGACCCGCTCCTCGCCCCCGTGCAGGGCGTGTTCGCTGCACAGGAGATCAAGCCGCAGGCGCGCACCCTCGCGCAGGACCGCGGGATCCGCTGCGTCGTCCTCGACTACGACGCGATGCGCGGCCTCGACGACAGCGACTCCCGCCTCTTCTGA